ACTTCACGGAATGTACGAGGTCATGACGCGCTTGACGGGCAGGAAGGCGAGTGTTCTTGTAGGCTCTGGCAACGGAATGCGGAAGAATCCCTTGATGCAGAGGCTTGCGGGCGAGATGTTCGGGATGAAGGTAGAGATTCCTGCGTTCACGGAAGAGGCGGCGTGCGGGTGTGCGATGTGCGCGATAGAGGCACGCTAACCCACAACAAAGCCGGGACTCCCTCACAGAATCCCGGCTTACGTCTTCTCAGCTAACTTACTTCTTGCAGATGCCGTCCAGCCACTCGAACAGCTCCGGCAGGTCGTAATTCCCGTCGTGAGGAACATTCCACACCGCCGCAACATCAGCATCATACCCCGCCTGCTTCAGCTTCAGTGCAAGGATCGCCGGAATAGCCAGCGAAGTGTCCCTGTCCTTAACGCCGTGCCGAATGCGCCAGTACTTTGCTGTGCTGACTCCCTCTTTGCCGATGAAGTTCATCGGGTTCATGACGTATATCTTATCTGCGTCAGCCATCGCAGGCTTCTCCGCCGTCGAATGCTCGAAAGCATAAGCAGTGAAATGTGCGTCCGCAAACTCGTTGTTCTCAAAGCTCTTCATGTTCAGCGAGTCGAACGCAGGAGCGGCCTTCATTCTCGTTGCCCACTCCGCATACTCCTCGAGGTCAACGCCGGTAACCTTGCCTTCATCCTCGTCAACCTCCAGCCACTCGAGCCCGAGAACGTTCTCTCCTGCGTCAAGTGCCTTCTGTGCCGCCGCAATGTACAGCCCCTCAATGTACTCCTTGAACGACCCGTCGCCGTCATCGTCGAGCTCGTAACCCTCGAGTTCAAGGCTGTTGAGGTACGCGGGGAAAGCTGCCTTCAGCGCGTCGGAGGCCGCCTTCATGTTGTCGTCCATCTCGCGCGCCGGGCCCATGTGGTAGGTGTTCACGCCGTTGAATATCCATTCATAGGCCATGTCAGCATTCTCGAGGTTAGTGATAGGGCAGTACACGACTGACGCAAAAATATCGTCGCGTTCTTCCTCTGCACCTATAGCCTGAAGGTAGGGCTCGTACTCTTTTGCGTTGCCGGTTGCTCCGAGAAGTGAAGAGAGTGCTCCGCCCGCGCTCAGTCCGTCGGAGATAATCTTCTCCGTGTCGCCCGCAGGAAGCCTGTCCTTGTTATGGCGTACCCAGCGAACTGCCGCCTTGTAGTCCACGATTAACGCGGGAGCTTTGCCGTTCTCGAGAGTGCGTCCGCGAATCGCAGGAGAAATCACAACGTACCCCTTCGAGAGTGCGTACAGTGCAACGTTCGGTGTTCCGTGCCGCGTGTCGTTTGCTGGGATGAACTGCTTGCCCGGCAGGTAGCCGCCGACTCCGTTCGGCATCAGAATGGGCGCAGTCTTGGCCGTGTAGCCGTTGATGGTCTCACCGTGAAAATACTCCTCAGGTACGTAGATATTCAGCCTCTGGTACTCGGGCTCAACAGGGTTCTTGACGTAGGGGATGTCCAGCCACGAACGGAAGGTTACGAGCTTGTCCCCCGCAAGCAGTGTCTGTGAAACTCTGTTGCCCGGAGGCATCGTGATAGAGTCAGCAGGACCGTTCGCGAAATCCGCCGCCGCTGAGCACGAACACAACGACACCGCAACTATAACCGCACATAACAGCTTGAATCTCATGTACAACAACTCCTCCTCTACAGCCTTATTCCGGCCTTCCTGAACACCGCGACTACTGCATCAAGACTCTTGTAGCCGACTTCCTGCGCAACTACTTTGCCTGAGGCATCACGGAACAGCAGAGTAGGCACGTAACGTACATTGTACTTCCGTGCAATGTCGGGGTTGTCCTCGAGGAATATGTGCGCCGTCGAGACTTTACCCTGATATTTCGCGTCTATCTGCTTCATGACCTTCTCCATCTGTGAACACGCCGGACATGTCTTCGTCGAAAGCATAGTTACAGAAGGAAGAGCAGCCGATGCACAACCGCACAACACCATCACCAGCACAAGAGCTGATAACATCTTCACGCTGAACTTCATTGCAATACACTTCCTTATGATGAATTTGCCTGCATTCTACAAAACCTTGCGCGTTAATCACAATACACAATAATAACTAAATTTTCGATGCGCTATAATCTTCACATTCATCACGAAAATTTACATTAAGGAGAGTCTTCCTGCATGAACGAACAAGGAAAGATTGTCAGCACCTGCGACATTGATGAAAATCTTGCGCTCCAGATGTGGACAAGGGGGCGTACGCCGCGCCTCTCTATCTTCAACAAGGTCAAGAACTCCCGCAAGCTGATACATATTGCGTGGACGGAGAAGCTGGACAGGACATTAACCATCAGCGGCAAGAAGCCCGGCGAAAACATCACCTACACCGTGAGGGACTTTGAGAGCGCAATAGCTACGATACTTGCAGGATTTGCGGCCAAGACCAACTTCAAGCCGAAGTACCTGAAGCTCGCCCTTGACCTCGAGAAAGCAATGAACCGCCCCGAAATCGCCAGCACCAAAGCCGACTTTGCAATGATGGCAGAGGACAAACGTTCAGCCCTGTGGATCGCGGACTGCTCGGCGGACAGGAACACGGGAGTTTTCAGGCCGTTCTTCCCGATGAACGAGCAGGAGGCAGAGATAGCCTCAGAAGAGAGGCTTCTGATTGACGGCCCGGCAATGAAGACCTATGACGGCCTCGTGAAGACCGGTGTCTTGGCCGCCCTCAAGGAAGCCAACCCCGAACGCTGGGTGAACCCCGTGCGCGTAAGTGCGGCGGCGATGCTTCTGGGGTTCTCGTACTGCGGAGCTGACGGCACAAAGACTGCTGACGAAATCTGGGCAGAAGGCGAGAAGAAAGCTCCCACACAGCTCGGGCAGGTCGCGATGAGAGCTCCCGTGAAGAAAATCTCGCTTCATGATGCGGGACTCTTCCGGCTCGGGCACAAGCTCACCGCCTACATCAGGCACTGCAGCTACATTCACGAGCTGGAGATAGCGTACTCTGACGACAGCATCAAGGAGCTTCAGGACGAGGGGTTCTCGCGCTCACGTAGGATAGACTTCAACACGGGAACTCTCGGCGATGTACCTTACCGCGTAACCTTCTACGAGAACGCTGACGAGGGCATGACGGCTTTCGGGTGCGTCCCGCGAATGCCGACATCAAGACACACCGGCGACATGGTGCTGTTAATCCCGACGGACATCTACAAGCAGGCTCTGGCGAACAATAGCATCTGCGGAAACGCTGAGGATGACTTCTTCACAATTACGCGGCTTCTTTGGGCTCATCAGTTCAGGCTGTGGTACGAGACGCTGAAGCCCTACGTGAGGACGGTTGCGGGGCTGATAGAGGGATGATGAAGAAGTTATTGTGTGTTGTGCTTCTGCTGTTGTGTATGGGAACGGCAGAGGCAGAAGGACAGCGCAGGCTCTCTGTAGTGATTTTCCCGACGATAAATTCAACCGGCCTCGAAATCTGGGAGAGCAAGTATTATCCGTATAACGTCCTTGAGCAGAAGATGTCGAACTACCTCGAGGAACTGTACAAGAGGTCTCCGCTGATAGAAGCCCGCACTCTCGACGAAGCAGGAATGAACCACTGGCTTTCGGGAGCAAGGGGCGGCGATGACATGGCCGTACAGCTTGAGATGTATTCCGCGCGCTTGAAGGAACGCCACGTAGTCGGGACTGTCGATACGGGGAAGGTATTATTGAGGCTCAGGGTGTACGACTCGCGCCGTGCAGGAACTGTAGCAGTCAGGAACGTCAAGGGAAGCGACAAGAGGTTCACGCTGGATTCCGATGAAGACGTGTACTGGTTTGACGGAGCAATCTCAGGACTGGGGATTCCGTTCGAGGGAGGGCTGGACTTGTTCGGGCTGACTAAGACGGACTACAAGGGGCAGAAGATGAGCCGCCTGACGTGGGCGCAGTTTCAGGGAAGCTCGCACTGGCAGGCCATAAAGAACGCGATTAATCAGGCCTACGACGAATCGATGAACCAGATACGCAACGTTATACGCTCCAACGAACCCGACGCACAGCTTCTCGCCAACGACAACTTCTCCACGTCGTACGAGACCGTCGGGAGAATCCTTGCTCCTACCGCAACGTCAACACGCAAACGCCGCGATTACATCATCTCGCTGGGACGGTTCGCGAACGGTGCGCTTGACGGCGTTAAGGTGGGGGAAGTCCTCGATGTTGTGAGGGCGGACACGTACGTAACCGTTGTGCCGAGTGATCCGGTTGTTGTTCTTCCTAAGGTTGTCGGCAAGGTGAAGGTCATCAAGGTCTATGATGACAACGCCGTAGTGAGGGTAGTGAAGGACAACAAGAGCGAGCCCGTAACCCTGAAGGACATTGTAGTTAAGCACACAAAAATGACTGGGAAGTGATAGACGATGAAGAGATTGATTCTGCTGGTAACCCTGCTTGCGGTCTGCCCGGCGTTCGGAGCGGACGACGACAGCACGCCCTACATGCCTTACCCTGAAACTCCGCCGAAGGCACAGCCAGCACCAGCAAAGAAAGCTGCCCCAAAGAAGAAAGCTCCGGCCAAGAAACCAGCCCCCGCGAAGAAGCCGGCACAGAAGAAGACAGTTCAGCGTGCACCTGCGCGTCCATCGAGCCTTCAGCAGGGAATAGCACTGATGCAGCAAGAACGTTACGAGCAGGCAAAACCTTACCTGCTGAAAGCTATTCAGGAGAACAGGAATGACCCCAATGCGTGGTACTGGTACGGGGTATATCACGAGAAGACGGGAGGGTTTCATCAGGCACAGTATTTCTACAGCAAGGCAGTAACGATTGACCCTGCATTTGAGCCGTTGTCGCGCGTGGTGTTCTACCCGGAAGACCCCGAGAAGACGCCGCTGTGGGATCCGAAGCGTCCGGCGCGCGTTTACCCCGTCGAAGTTGCGAGCACCGGCGGGCTGTCGACTGTTCCCGCAGGACGCTCGAGCTTCCCGACAGCACCGAATGACCCCGAGCTCCCTCACGTTCCTGTGTACACACCTCCAGAGCCCGGCTCTGCACCGTTCGACGGAGATGCGTGGAGTCCTGCAGTGTACGTTCCTCCGTCGCCGGAAGAAGCGATGAACGAGGGCGAACATTCTCCTGTGTACATTCCGCCAGAACCGGCAGGGATAGTCGCCGAAGTCCCGCAGGTTTCGCCGCAAGTACAGGAGATTCCTGTTGTGCGTTACCCGGAAGGCTACGTGCCGGGACAGACCGTGCCAGCGCGTCAGGACGAGATGCGCAGAGCCGACAAGCCGCTGTACACTCCTCCGAAGCCCGGCGAGAAAGCTCCGACACCGCAGAAAGTAACGAAGCAGTCTGCACCAGCACCGGCAAAGAAGGCAGCTCCGGCCAAGACGCAGACCGTCAGCACGCCGAGACAATCTTCTTCCGTTCCTGCGAGCAGAGTAGTCCGACAGACACCGAAGAAGACCGCCGCCAAAACCCGCAAAGCTCCGACTCCGCAAGCGCGCCCAGCTCAGCCAGCCTCGCGCGACGTTACGCCCGCAAGGCCTGCGACACCTTCCGCACCGTCAAGGACTCCTGAGCCCGTAACCCCTCCGCGTGAGCCTGAGCCTGTACCGCAGACACCGTATATTCCGCCGGTAGGACAGAACGCACCCGACCCTGGAACAATTCCCGACACGCCTATTCCGCCGGTGAACCAGCAGTGAGGTGATTGACATGAAGAAACTTTTTGCGGCAATTGCGCTGATTCTTGGCCTGAGCTCGTGTGCCTTGTCGGCGGAGAAGCCCATACAGGTTACACAGCCAGCCTACCGCGACATGAAGTTCTACGTTTACAAGCCGGTGAACGTACCAAAAGACTTCTACGTTACGTTTGACGGTTACCTCGTCTACAAGAACGCTAAGGGAGTGTGGAATTACGGCAGTGCGGAGAAGAGCGGCATTGTGAGGACAGATTACGTTGTCGGGGCAGTGCTTCCGTCGGTCGTGAGGCTGAAGCCTTACTCCACGAAAATATCTTCCGTTGCGCCGGTTCTCGGGACTGATGCGGCAGAACCTGGCACACCGCCAGAGGCCAAGTACCCGCGCGTTGTCTACATGCCTCCGTCTTCGGGCTTCGAGGCATCACCGTCAGCCGGGCTCTCGCCGTACAATCCTGACTGGATACACAACTCTAACTTTATGGCTCTGGGAAAATGGCAGAAGAGCATTGACCGCATAGGCGTAACGTACAGGCCTATGATCCCCGTCGCGTGGAAAGGCGAACATCCCGAAGTCGTCTACGCATGGACGGGCCTGCAGTGGAAGCAGCTCGATGCAAAGTCTGCGCACGCTACTGCACTCAGCACGTTACGGCGGGAACTCTACGATCTCACGAGGTACATCCGCAAGGTCAACATGCTGCGCTGGTCGGATGATGACTCGCACGTGCTGTCCCACTACTCGATTATGTGGGGCTATAAGTGGATGGGCTCAATCTTTCTGGGAGGGGACTTCTGATGAAGAGAAAATTTCTGCTCGCAATCGCACTTGTTGCGGCAATTGCCTCGAGCTCTGAGGCAAAACGTTACGTAACAGAGCCGCTTCTTGTTCCGCAGTCTCCTTACGCGGGAATGACCTTCTACGTCTACCGCCCCTACAACATGCCGCCGGACTGGTACATCACGCTTGACGGCTACCCTGTGCACAAGAACTCGGACGGAACTTGGGTGTACGGCACCTCCGAAGGTCCTAACCTCGTGCCGACGAATTACGTTGTGGGGTCTGTTGTGCCGTCGATGGCCGGGCTCACTAAGTGGGTAAGCGACGCACAGATCTCCGAGCTCAGGAAGCTCCCGACAGCAGAGACGCTCGAGGTCAGGCAGAAGGGCTACACGCGCAACCAGATGGCGCAGGGACAGAACTACTCGACATACATTCCCGACTGGACGTTCAGCCCGGCGTTCATGGCTATCGGGAACTGGAAGGGTACTGTAGACAGAATCGGCGTGCTCAACAATCCAGCTATGCCGGTCGCGTGGTCAGGCAACCGCCCGAAAGTCATCTACGCGTGGACAGGCAGAGGCTGGCATCAGGTCAACGTCAAAGAATCACAGTCGCCGGTCGCCGCGATACTTCACGAGTACCAGACGCTGAGGAAACTTCTCCGGGACTCCGGCTTCAAGTGGTATGAACAGGACATGCCGATACTCGCACAGCAGGCGAAAGCGTGGGGGTATTACTGGCTGGGAGAGATAAGCATAAAAAGGAGTGATTAATCATGTGTGTACTATTCGCTTACGAAGCACCTGCGGACAGCCTTATCGTCCGGCTCAGCACAGCTTTCAGCAGCAACGATGCGCTCGAGGTTCACATACTGTTCCACGAACTTATTACGCTGGCATACAGAGACCACTACGCGTCCGGCAACTTGTGGCAGAACTACCTGACGCACTTCATCCTGACCAACGAAAACTTCTTCTCGCTTGCGTGCGAACGACGTGCTCCTCCGCAAGGTTCATTAAGGGACGTGGCACTTCACGACTTCGATGGCTTCAAGAGGCTGTTTGCGCTGGACAATGAGCACATGCACTACATCAACAACTTCACGGGTGAGAGCTGCTGCACGTCGCCGGTGTGTGAGATAAGCAAGGCCATCGCGGAAGCCTCAACCCCGCAAAGAATCTTCGACATCGTTACGAACTTCTACCGCCGACACGGAGCGGGAAAACTGGCATTCAGCCGTGCGTTCAGGTTCGACGGGAGGGAGCTGCTGCCGGTCGAGCATGTCGGTGATGTGAGGCTGGCGGACATTGTGGGGTACGAACCGCAGAAGGCGGAGCTCGTCGCGAACACTGAGGCGTTCCTTGCTGGCAGGCCTGCGAATAACGTTCTGCTTTACGGCGACGGAGGCACTGGGAAATCCACGAGCATCAAGGCAATCTTGAACGAGTACGCTGACGCTGGATTAAGGGTAATAGAGATATACAAGCATCAGTTCAGGGACATCCTGCCGCTCACCGAAATGCTGAGGGATCGTAACTGCAAATTCATAATCTTCATCGATGACCTGTCGTTCGAGGAAGGAGAAGTGGAGTACAAGTATTTGAAGGCTGTTATCGAGGGAGGAATAGAGACGCGGCCGGACAACATATTGATTTACGCAACGTCGAACAGGCGGCACATTGTGCGTGAGGTCTGGCGGGACAGGGACGACATGGAGCACAAGGGGGACATTCACCGCTCGGACACGGTGGAAGAGAAGCTGTCTCTGGCATCGAGGTTCGGCGTGGCAATCAACTACTCGAGCCCGCGCCGTGAGGAGTACCGTGCTATTGTGAGGGCACTTGCGGAGAAGGCGGGGCTTGAGGTTGACGACGCACTGATTGCGGGGGCTGACAGGTGGGAGCTCCGGCACGGAGGAATGACCGGTCGTGCGGCACGTCAGTACGTGGACTATCTTCTTGGCCGGAAGGTCTAGCTACACGAGCAGCATGGCATCACCGAACGAGAAGAACCGCCACCCTTCGCGTGCTGCTTTCCCGTAAACCTCCAGAAGCTCCCTCAACGCTTTTTCCCCGTTCCTGCCGGATTTGTCCGCAACAAACGCCGCAACAAGCATAAGCAGCGAACTTTCCGGCAGGTGAAAATTCGTGATGAGAGCGTCAACCGCACTGAACGTGTAGCCCGGATAGATGTAGAGGCTGGTATCTCCCTCTCCGGCCTCTCCCACGAAAGTCTCCAGCGTACGAGCCGCCGTTGTTCCTGACGCGATAACCCTGCCTCCACGCTTTCTGCATTCCTGAATCATCGCGGCTGTCTTGGCCGGAAGCTCGCAGTGTTCCGTGTGAATGCTGTGCTCCCGGATGTCCGCAGTCTTCACCGGCCTGAACGTCCCAAGCCCGACGTGAAGCGTAACGTACCCGATGCTCACTCCGAGCGTGCGGATTCTCTCGAGAAGCTCCGGCGTGAAGTGCAGGCTCGCGGTCGGTGCCGCCGCAGAACCGTCATGACGCGCAAAAACTGTCTGGTACGCAGTGCGCATCTCGTCGCCCGCGTGAATGTACGGAGGCAGAGGAACTTTCCCCGCCTCATCAATGAACGACAGGAACGCCTCGCGGTCAGGCAGACCGAACCTCACATCACGGATGCCTTCAGGCTTGTCGGCGACAATCTCTGCGTTCACGCCCGCAACGTTCACCGAGACACCGGCGCGGAGCTTGCGTGCAGGTTTTACTAGGGCTTCCCACGTCAGGAAGTCAGGCGAAAGATTCCGTAGCAGCAAGAGCTCGAACTTTCCGCCCGTCTTCCTCCTTCCTGTCAGCCGCGCAGGAATCACCTTAGTGTCATTGAGGATAAGCAGGTCATCAGGCCGCAGGTACTCCGTTATGTCGCGGAAATGCTTTGACCACTCGACAGCACCTGCCTTAACGTCCCACACAAGAAGCCTCGATGAATCTCGCGGGTTAGCAGGAGACTGCGCGATGTTCTCGGGCGAAAGGTCGTAGCTGTAGGAGCTCAGGGAGTATATATCCATCACTTGAACTTCTTGACGGTCGTGCCGGGATAGTAGTGCATGAGGATTTTCTCCGCAGTGTAGCCCTTCTCTGCCATCGCCATAGCTCCCCACTGGCTCATTCCTACTCCGTGCCCCCAGCCTCTGCCGTAAAACACAAACTCGTTCCCGGACTTCTCGATCGCGTAACCGTATTTGCTCCTCTGCTTCTTCTGCGGAGCGGGCGCGGCTGTCTTCTTCGTCCGGCCAAGTCCGGCCTGGTAGTACTGCTTCTTCTTGCCGGGATTAGTCAGCATGTCGATCATCTCCGTCGTCGTGAAGACTCCTTCGGCGGTCATCCGCGCTATCGCCTGCTCCTCCTCAAACGTGAGCTCGCTGCCTGATGACTGCCCGCCCTGACGCGTTACGAGGCCGCTGGGTGTCGTCGTGTTGTTCACCCTGAAAGCTCCTCCAGACGGCGTGAACATCGTGCTCTTCAGCGTTCGCGGGTCTACGTTTGTGCGGAACTGGCTCGCCTTGATGGTCTTGCTGCCCTTCGTGCCCGTGAACGTCATAGTTACTGCGCGGCCTCCATCGTCAACCTCAGAGACCTGAACTGCGCTTATCGGCCCGATGTCAGTGCCCGTAATTTTCGTGATGGCACTCTGAATCTTGGCCGCCGAAATCCTTGCCGTCCACGAAGCAACAGGAGACTTGTAGTTCACGACTTCCGGCACGCCCTGAAGGTAAGGGATGCTCTGTCCCCAAACGTCCGAGATGTCCGCCGTGTGCCCTCCGCTGTCGGAGTGAAAGTACGTGTAGGCTATCTCCTTGCCGTACGTCAGAATCTCTCCGGCCGTGCTGGCTACTGCCTGATTGGTCTTGTCCGACTCGACACCTGCTCCCTTGTAGACCTGGTCAGCGTCCGTGTCCACAACATCATAGCCCTTGTTCGCTCTGTTCATGCTCTGCTTGAGGACGTAGGTTCGCGCGCAGATAGCCTGTGCCCTCAGAGCCTCTCTCGGCCAAGATGCACCGACTTCTGCCGGAAGAACCCCGCACAGGTACTGCTCAACGTCAACAGCATTAAGCAGCCCGGCCTTCTGCGTGATCAGGAACGCTCCCCTGTACGTCCTGCCGTTGAACTTCAGGAGTCCCGCGCTCGTTATTCTCACCGGCATCGGGAACGAAAACGCGCTGATGTTCACGTTTCCGCCCGAGACAGTGAGGTGCGCTGATTCTCCGAGATTCGCGAGCCGTCCGTCAGCGTCAACCATCGTGAGAGTTCCGGCTGTGCTGCCTATGTTGAAGACAGAACCTCCCGACAGCCTCACGTACACGTCCCGCGCCTCAGCCCCGAACGGGCACGCAAGAATCACCAGCGCAAGGACAAAAATTCTGCTCCGAATACTAATCATCTCCCTTCATGTACAGCGAAAGACCCGCAACAGCCGCCGCTAATGCATCAGCAGTGTCGTCGGGTCTCGGTATCTCCTCAAGCGAGAGGGCATCGCGCACCGCCGCTTGAACCGTATGCTTGTCGGCCTTGATGTCTCCGCAGACCACCTGCTTTATCCGTGTAGGCGTGGGCTCCAGAGCCTCTAGGCCTTTTTGCGCAATCAGGAACATTATCACTCCGCGTGCCTGATAGACAT
This window of the Synergistaceae bacterium genome carries:
- a CDS encoding SpoIID/LytB domain-containing protein; the encoded protein is MISIRSRIFVLALVILACPFGAEARDVYVRLSGGSVFNIGSTAGTLTMVDADGRLANLGESAHLTVSGGNVNISAFSFPMPVRITSAGLLKFNGRTYRGAFLITQKAGLLNAVDVEQYLCGVLPAEVGASWPREALRAQAICARTYVLKQSMNRANKGYDVVDTDADQVYKGAGVESDKTNQAVASTAGEILTYGKEIAYTYFHSDSGGHTADISDVWGQSIPYLQGVPEVVNYKSPVASWTARISAAKIQSAITKITGTDIGPISAVQVSEVDDGGRAVTMTFTGTKGSKTIKASQFRTNVDPRTLKSTMFTPSGGAFRVNNTTTPSGLVTRQGGQSSGSELTFEEEQAIARMTAEGVFTTTEMIDMLTNPGKKKQYYQAGLGRTKKTAAPAPQKKQRSKYGYAIEKSGNEFVFYGRGWGHGVGMSQWGAMAMAEKGYTAEKILMHYYPGTTVKKFK
- a CDS encoding thioredoxin family protein; its protein translation is MKFSVKMLSALVLVMVLCGCASAALPSVTMLSTKTCPACSQMEKVMKQIDAKYQGKVSTAHIFLEDNPDIARKYNVRYVPTLLFRDASGKVVAQEVGYKSLDAVVAVFRKAGIRL
- a CDS encoding ATP-binding protein; translated protein: MCVLFAYEAPADSLIVRLSTAFSSNDALEVHILFHELITLAYRDHYASGNLWQNYLTHFILTNENFFSLACERRAPPQGSLRDVALHDFDGFKRLFALDNEHMHYINNFTGESCCTSPVCEISKAIAEASTPQRIFDIVTNFYRRHGAGKLAFSRAFRFDGRELLPVEHVGDVRLADIVGYEPQKAELVANTEAFLAGRPANNVLLYGDGGTGKSTSIKAILNEYADAGLRVIEIYKHQFRDILPLTEMLRDRNCKFIIFIDDLSFEEGEVEYKYLKAVIEGGIETRPDNILIYATSNRRHIVREVWRDRDDMEHKGDIHRSDTVEEKLSLASRFGVAINYSSPRREEYRAIVRALAEKAGLEVDDALIAGADRWELRHGGMTGRAARQYVDYLLGRKV
- the queA gene encoding tRNA preQ1(34) S-adenosylmethionine ribosyltransferase-isomerase QueA encodes the protein MDIYSLSSYSYDLSPENIAQSPANPRDSSRLLVWDVKAGAVEWSKHFRDITEYLRPDDLLILNDTKVIPARLTGRRKTGGKFELLLLRNLSPDFLTWEALVKPARKLRAGVSVNVAGVNAEIVADKPEGIRDVRFGLPDREAFLSFIDEAGKVPLPPYIHAGDEMRTAYQTVFARHDGSAAAPTASLHFTPELLERIRTLGVSIGYVTLHVGLGTFRPVKTADIREHSIHTEHCELPAKTAAMIQECRKRGGRVIASGTTAARTLETFVGEAGEGDTSLYIYPGYTFSAVDALITNFHLPESSLLMLVAAFVADKSGRNGEKALRELLEVYGKAAREGWRFFSFGDAMLLV